One window of the Pradoshia eiseniae genome contains the following:
- the rho gene encoding transcription termination factor Rho, with amino-acid sequence MELTISDLENLKLKELYEQAKKYKVSYYSKLTKKELIFAILKAQAERDGYLFMEGVLEIIPSEGFGFLRPINYSPSSEDIYISASQIRRFDLRNGDKVSGKVRPPKENERYYGLLHVEAVNGDNPESAKERVHFPALTPLYPDRQVILETTPRNMSTRVMDIIAPVGFGQRGLIVAPPKAGKTMLLKEIANAITTNHPEAELIVLLIDERPEEVTDIERSVQGDVVSSTFDEVPENHIKVAELVLERAMRLVEHKRDVIILMDSITRLARAYNLVIPPSGRTLSGGIDPAAFHRPKRFFGAARNIEEGGSLTILATALVDTGSRMDDVIYEEFKGTGNMELHLDRSLAERRIFPAIDIRRSGTRKEELIIPKDHLEKLWAIRKTMSDMPDFAERLLRKLKQTKTNQEFFDYLDDEMKKSTNTKRIL; translated from the coding sequence ATGGAATTAACTATTTCTGATTTAGAAAATTTAAAACTGAAAGAACTATATGAACAAGCGAAGAAATATAAAGTATCCTATTACAGCAAGCTAACGAAAAAGGAGCTTATTTTTGCCATTCTGAAGGCGCAAGCGGAGCGGGACGGCTATTTATTTATGGAGGGCGTTCTTGAAATCATTCCTTCTGAAGGATTCGGCTTCCTTCGTCCAATCAATTATTCACCAAGCAGTGAGGATATCTATATTTCCGCATCCCAAATTCGTCGTTTCGATCTGCGAAATGGGGACAAGGTATCCGGAAAGGTACGCCCGCCTAAGGAGAATGAACGATATTACGGATTGCTTCATGTGGAAGCGGTTAATGGCGATAATCCGGAATCTGCGAAGGAGCGTGTCCATTTCCCTGCGCTTACGCCGCTATACCCGGATCGTCAGGTCATTCTTGAAACAACCCCGCGTAATATGTCCACTCGTGTGATGGACATCATCGCTCCTGTCGGCTTCGGCCAGAGGGGATTGATTGTCGCTCCTCCTAAAGCTGGTAAAACGATGCTCTTAAAGGAGATCGCTAATGCGATTACGACGAATCATCCGGAGGCAGAATTAATCGTGCTTTTGATTGATGAACGTCCGGAAGAGGTAACCGATATTGAGCGTTCTGTACAAGGTGATGTCGTCAGCTCTACCTTTGATGAGGTGCCAGAAAACCATATCAAAGTTGCTGAGCTTGTACTGGAGAGAGCGATGCGCCTCGTTGAGCATAAGCGTGACGTTATTATCCTCATGGATAGTATCACGCGATTGGCAAGAGCCTATAACCTGGTTATTCCGCCAAGCGGAAGGACACTTTCCGGCGGGATTGACCCGGCAGCCTTCCACCGTCCGAAGCGATTCTTCGGGGCAGCCCGTAATATTGAAGAAGGCGGCAGCTTGACCATCCTTGCAACGGCACTTGTGGATACAGGTTCACGTATGGATGACGTCATTTATGAGGAATTCAAAGGAACAGGCAATATGGAGCTGCACCTTGATCGTTCCCTTGCGGAGAGAAGGATCTTCCCGGCCATCGACATTCGCCGCTCCGGCACACGGAAAGAAGAGCTCATCATTCCGAAGGATCATTTGGAGAAGCTTTGGGCAATTCGCAAAACGATGTCCGATATGCCAGATTTTGCCGAGCGCTTGCTGCGTAAATTGAAGCAGACTAAGACCAACCAAGAGTTTTTTGACTATCTTGATGATGAAATGAAGAAGTCAACGAATACAAAGAGAATCCTCTAA
- the rpmE gene encoding 50S ribosomal protein L31, whose translation MKAGIHPNYKKAMVKCACGNEFETGSVKEEVRVEVCSECHPFYTGRQKFASADGRVERFNKKYGFKSQQQ comes from the coding sequence ATGAAAGCAGGAATTCACCCTAATTACAAAAAAGCCATGGTTAAATGTGCTTGTGGTAATGAATTTGAAACTGGCTCCGTTAAAGAGGAAGTGCGCGTAGAGGTTTGCTCTGAGTGCCACCCATTCTACACTGGACGTCAAAAATTCGCTTCTGCTGATGGACGTGTTGAACGTTTCAACAAGAAGTACGGTTTCAAATCTCAACAACAATAA
- a CDS encoding thymidine kinase, translating to MYEMKQTGWMELICGSMFSGKSEELIRRVRRAVFAKQSIAVFKPAIDNRYSEEAVVSHNGSSVIAKSITHSSKIFEHIDMDTDLIAIDEVQFFDEEIVEVAQHLADSGYRVILAGLDQDFRGEPFGPMPQLMCHAEQVTKLQAVCSVCGSPASRTQRLIDEKPAGYEDPVILVGASESYEPRCRHHHEVPGKREIVSAPLDGGILE from the coding sequence ATGTACGAAATGAAACAAACGGGCTGGATGGAATTAATTTGTGGCAGCATGTTTTCCGGCAAATCTGAAGAATTGATTCGAAGAGTGAGGAGAGCGGTATTTGCCAAGCAATCCATCGCAGTATTCAAACCCGCTATTGATAATCGTTACAGTGAGGAGGCGGTCGTTTCCCACAATGGATCATCTGTTATAGCGAAGTCCATTACACATTCATCTAAAATCTTTGAGCATATTGATATGGATACAGATTTGATTGCCATTGATGAGGTGCAATTCTTTGATGAAGAGATTGTTGAGGTCGCCCAGCACTTGGCTGATAGCGGATATCGTGTCATTTTGGCCGGTCTTGACCAAGATTTCAGAGGGGAGCCGTTTGGTCCGATGCCTCAATTGATGTGTCATGCGGAACAAGTGACCAAGCTCCAGGCTGTCTGCTCAGTATGCGGATCACCAGCCAGCCGTACGCAGCGTCTAATTGATGAGAAGCCGGCGGGATATGAGGATCCAGTCATCTTGGTTGGCGCATCGGAATCCTATGAGCCTAGGTGCCGACACCACCATGAAGTGCCTGGCAAGAGAGAGATTGTGTCAGCTCCGCTTGATGGCGGCATACTTGAATAA
- the prfA gene encoding peptide chain release factor 1, protein MIDRLQAVEDRYERLNELLSDPDIVNNTTKLREYSKEQSDIQDTVFAYREYKEVRSQLQDAKAMLEEKLDADMREMVKEEVDELSGQMTELEEKLRILLIPKDPNDDKNVIMEIRGAAGGDEAALFAGSLYRMYSRYAEAQGWKIEVMDSNPTGLGGYKEIIFMINGNGAYSKMKFENGAHRVQRVPETESGGRIHTSTATVACLPEAEEVEVEVHDKDIRVDTFASSGPGGQSVNTTMSAVRLTHMPTGIVVSCQDEKSQIKNKEKAMKVLRARIYDKFQQEAQAEYDKTRKSAVGTGDRSERIRTYNFPQNRVTDHRIGLTIQKLDQIMEGKLDEVIDALIMADQASRLENAEQE, encoded by the coding sequence TTGATCGATCGATTACAAGCGGTTGAAGACCGATATGAAAGATTAAATGAATTATTGAGTGATCCGGATATCGTCAATAACACGACTAAGCTCCGTGAATATTCCAAGGAGCAATCCGATATCCAGGATACGGTATTTGCTTATAGAGAATACAAAGAAGTACGCTCTCAGCTTCAAGACGCGAAGGCGATGCTTGAAGAGAAGCTTGACGCGGATATGCGCGAGATGGTGAAGGAGGAAGTGGACGAGCTTAGCGGCCAAATGACCGAGCTTGAGGAAAAGCTTCGCATTCTTCTCATTCCGAAGGACCCGAATGATGATAAGAACGTTATCATGGAAATCCGCGGCGCAGCCGGCGGGGATGAAGCAGCACTGTTTGCGGGCAGTCTTTATCGTATGTACAGCCGCTATGCAGAGGCACAGGGCTGGAAGATTGAAGTCATGGACTCCAACCCGACGGGCTTAGGCGGTTATAAAGAGATTATTTTCATGATCAATGGTAATGGCGCCTACTCGAAGATGAAATTCGAAAATGGGGCACACCGCGTGCAGCGTGTTCCTGAGACCGAGTCGGGCGGACGGATTCATACATCCACGGCAACAGTGGCCTGCCTGCCGGAAGCGGAAGAGGTAGAAGTAGAGGTTCATGATAAGGATATCCGTGTGGATACGTTCGCATCCAGCGGTCCTGGCGGACAAAGCGTTAATACGACGATGTCAGCAGTGCGTCTGACCCATATGCCTACAGGGATCGTTGTATCCTGCCAGGATGAGAAGTCCCAAATCAAGAATAAAGAAAAAGCAATGAAGGTTCTTCGTGCCCGTATTTATGATAAATTCCAGCAAGAGGCACAGGCCGAATACGATAAAACACGTAAAAGCGCGGTTGGTACAGGGGATCGCTCTGAGCGGATTCGCACATATAATTTCCCGCAAAACCGTGTAACAGACCACCGCATTGGTCTCACAATTCAAAAGCTCGACCAAATCATGGAAGGCAAGCTTGATGAAGTCATTGATGCACTTATCATGGCTGACCAAGCAAGCCGCCTTGAGAATGCGGAGCAGGAATGA
- the prmC gene encoding peptide chain release factor N(5)-glutamine methyltransferase, with protein MMKIYEALKWASSFLREKGRDENAGEWLLMAQLGNTRAQLLAAMQEELPAEVLEQFQESVRKHGVDAVPIQHIIGSEEFYGRTFAVNGDCLIPRPETEELIYHAIEKQKDLFSAEQTLTLADIGTGSGIIAVTMACELPGLSVLAVDLSDRALEVAKRNAAAHGAEIRFMQGNLLDPLIDAGQKVDILLSNPPYIPESDREWMSEVVTDHEPSMALFAGEDGLDCYRELAANMSKVLGLPALVGFEVGAGQAESVAALIKSSIPGAETDIVFDINGKDRMVFAVIKE; from the coding sequence ATGATGAAGATATATGAAGCTCTGAAATGGGCTTCTTCTTTTTTACGGGAAAAAGGAAGGGATGAAAACGCCGGCGAATGGCTTTTAATGGCACAGCTTGGGAACACAAGAGCCCAGTTGCTTGCCGCTATGCAGGAGGAGCTGCCGGCTGAAGTGCTTGAACAATTCCAGGAGTCTGTGCGAAAGCATGGTGTAGACGCCGTGCCTATCCAGCATATCATCGGCTCTGAGGAGTTTTATGGCCGAACCTTTGCGGTAAACGGTGACTGTCTTATCCCTCGCCCGGAAACTGAAGAACTCATCTACCATGCGATTGAAAAACAGAAGGACCTATTCTCTGCAGAACAGACACTGACGCTTGCCGATATTGGGACTGGAAGCGGCATCATCGCCGTCACGATGGCTTGTGAGCTTCCTGGGCTTTCTGTACTTGCTGTGGATTTATCAGATAGAGCGCTTGAAGTCGCCAAAAGGAATGCGGCAGCTCACGGGGCAGAGATTCGATTCATGCAGGGAAATCTTCTCGACCCGCTGATCGATGCAGGGCAGAAGGTGGATATCCTCCTCTCAAACCCTCCTTATATCCCGGAGAGTGACCGAGAATGGATGTCTGAGGTCGTAACCGATCATGAACCATCGATGGCCCTTTTTGCTGGTGAGGACGGACTGGATTGCTATCGTGAGCTTGCGGCCAATATGTCTAAGGTGCTGGGTCTCCCGGCATTAGTTGGCTTTGAGGTTGGGGCAGGACAGGCTGAGAGCGTGGCAGCCCTGATTAAGTCCTCCATTCCTGGAGCGGAAACAGACATTGTCTTTGACATTAATGGCAAGGACCGGATGGTATTTGCTGTAATAAAAGAATAG
- a CDS encoding DUF2500 domain-containing protein, translating to MEDVIFEEEPGFFDSFAFDTGAPIFIFIALIFIIVISFIAYTIISGLIQWKRNNDQARLSVLAKVVTKRTDTRSESTWYYATFEVESGDRMEFGLSGKEFGTIAEGDVGTLQFQGTRYLGFERMA from the coding sequence GTGGAAGACGTTATCTTTGAAGAGGAGCCAGGCTTTTTTGACAGCTTTGCTTTTGACACAGGGGCACCCATTTTTATTTTTATCGCACTAATATTCATCATCGTTATCAGCTTCATTGCCTACACCATCATCTCAGGGCTTATTCAATGGAAACGGAACAATGACCAAGCAAGGCTTTCAGTCCTCGCAAAGGTGGTCACGAAACGAACCGATACGCGTTCTGAGAGCACGTGGTATTACGCCACATTTGAGGTGGAAAGCGGGGACCGAATGGAGTTTGGTTTAAGCGGAAAAGAATTTGGTACGATTGCCGAGGGAGACGTTGGGACCCTTCAATTCCAAGGTACCCGCTATTTAGGGTTTGAGAGGATGGCATAA
- the spoIIR gene encoding stage II sporulation protein R, whose protein sequence is MMMRGRTYLPLLYILFLSMATMAGFMTPKTNETNAEVQIIPSEAIRLRILANSNHEADQELKRKIRDEVNEEINGWVAELTSVEEARKTISSRLDEIEAIAQEVMEREGDVQTVDVQFGKTVFPTKLYGQYLYPAGEYEAIKITLGAGEGENWWCVLFPPLCFLDFSSGTAVKAQTKDDFQTDEGTEASEEAVNQAEEASSKEAAIGRAGDKAASIQPEEEAPKEEVIGQTEEVSSDRAINQSIEQEAQKAEEARVEGVNQSIDEEESAEETKVVYEQRDEGEVEVKFFLKEIVDSLF, encoded by the coding sequence ATGATGATGAGAGGGAGAACGTATTTACCCTTACTATATATTCTATTTTTATCTATGGCGACTATGGCTGGTTTTATGACACCTAAAACCAATGAGACGAATGCAGAGGTCCAAATCATTCCGTCTGAGGCGATTCGTCTTCGAATCCTGGCAAACAGCAATCATGAAGCTGATCAAGAATTGAAAAGAAAAATCAGGGATGAAGTCAATGAAGAAATTAACGGCTGGGTAGCAGAGCTGACAAGTGTAGAAGAAGCGCGCAAGACGATCTCCTCCCGTTTGGATGAGATTGAAGCAATCGCACAGGAGGTCATGGAACGAGAGGGCGATGTGCAGACTGTAGATGTTCAGTTTGGCAAAACCGTCTTTCCAACCAAGCTTTATGGCCAATATTTATATCCTGCCGGAGAATATGAAGCCATCAAGATAACCCTAGGAGCAGGGGAAGGGGAGAACTGGTGGTGTGTTCTATTTCCGCCGCTATGCTTCCTGGACTTTAGCAGTGGGACGGCTGTGAAGGCACAAACAAAAGATGATTTTCAAACGGATGAAGGTACGGAAGCAAGTGAAGAAGCGGTGAATCAAGCAGAAGAAGCATCATCTAAAGAAGCAGCAATTGGCCGCGCCGGCGATAAAGCTGCTTCCATTCAACCAGAAGAAGAGGCACCAAAGGAAGAAGTGATTGGCCAAACAGAAGAAGTCTCAAGTGATAGGGCTATTAATCAATCGATTGAACAAGAAGCCCAAAAGGCAGAAGAAGCAAGGGTTGAAGGTGTTAATCAATCGATTGATGAAGAGGAATCAGCGGAAGAGACGAAGGTCGTATATGAACAACGAGATGAGGGGGAAGTCGAGGTGAAGTTCTTCCTGAAGGAAATAGTTGATTCGCTCTTTTAG
- a CDS encoding GNAT family N-acetyltransferase, whose protein sequence is MYYLAIAKNQDIEPAIRFMERAGMEAAAEEIENGKFILLKDDAHSIKGMIGIEACEEFGLLRSFLFLPEAHSQVPAMFEAMLAIAREQGVEQVFLVSNKQQAMAFFEALQFAPCRGEDLPDKVKDSPVVEKVCTMKDVYFMSRHLITT, encoded by the coding sequence ATGTATTATTTGGCAATCGCGAAGAATCAGGATATTGAGCCTGCGATACGGTTTATGGAGCGGGCTGGAATGGAAGCGGCCGCTGAAGAGATAGAGAACGGGAAATTCATTCTTCTAAAGGATGATGCGCATTCTATTAAAGGCATGATCGGGATTGAAGCCTGTGAAGAATTTGGACTGCTCCGTTCTTTTCTCTTTCTGCCAGAGGCTCACTCACAGGTGCCGGCTATGTTTGAGGCCATGCTTGCTATCGCTAGGGAGCAAGGGGTGGAACAAGTATTCCTTGTCTCGAATAAACAGCAGGCCATGGCTTTTTTTGAGGCATTGCAATTTGCGCCATGTCGCGGGGAGGACCTCCCGGATAAAGTGAAAGATTCGCCTGTTGTGGAAAAGGTGTGTACAATGAAGGATGTATACTTTATGAGTCGTCATTTAATCACGACTTAA
- a CDS encoding L-threonylcarbamoyladenylate synthase — protein MKTKIWKVDNFVDNHENYPQIVDAAAKLRDGELVAFPTETVYGLGANALDAQAVADIYRAKGRPSDNPLIVHIGHKNQLNGLVEDIPALAQTLMNHFWPGPLTLIFNKKEGMFPDTVTAGLATVAIRMPDHPLALQLIQESGCPVAAPSANLSGKPSPTTAEHVAEDLSGRIAGIVDGGATGVGLESTVLDMTGDVPLILRPGGVTIEQLQEVIGPVEVDKGLLKEKEAPKAPGMKYKHYAPQAPLILVDGSPDFLQSLVNEKRAEGLRVGVYTIEEHKDLYEADIILEGGTLQDLRTVAENMYGVLRQFDHEKPDVIFGEAFPHDGIGEAIMNRLLKAASGRIIKEG, from the coding sequence ATGAAAACGAAAATTTGGAAAGTGGATAACTTTGTGGATAATCACGAAAATTATCCACAGATTGTGGATGCCGCAGCAAAACTTAGGGATGGAGAGTTAGTTGCCTTTCCGACAGAGACCGTTTATGGCCTTGGAGCGAATGCTCTTGACGCCCAGGCAGTAGCGGATATCTACCGGGCGAAGGGAAGACCAAGCGATAATCCACTAATTGTCCACATTGGGCATAAGAATCAGCTAAATGGCCTAGTGGAGGATATCCCGGCATTGGCTCAAACATTAATGAATCATTTCTGGCCGGGACCGCTTACCTTGATTTTTAACAAAAAAGAGGGCATGTTTCCTGATACGGTCACAGCTGGCCTGGCAACGGTTGCAATCCGCATGCCTGACCATCCATTGGCGCTTCAGCTCATACAGGAATCAGGCTGTCCGGTCGCGGCACCGAGCGCGAATCTATCCGGAAAGCCAAGTCCGACGACAGCTGAGCATGTGGCTGAGGACTTAAGTGGACGTATTGCCGGAATCGTTGACGGCGGAGCGACAGGCGTCGGTCTGGAATCTACTGTTCTTGATATGACCGGAGATGTACCGCTCATTCTTCGTCCGGGCGGAGTGACCATCGAGCAATTGCAGGAAGTCATTGGCCCTGTAGAAGTGGATAAAGGGCTGTTGAAGGAGAAGGAAGCGCCAAAAGCACCGGGGATGAAGTACAAGCATTATGCCCCGCAGGCACCGCTCATTCTTGTGGACGGAAGCCCGGATTTCCTTCAATCATTAGTGAATGAGAAGCGGGCAGAAGGACTTCGTGTAGGTGTTTATACGATAGAAGAACATAAGGATTTGTACGAGGCCGACATTATTCTTGAAGGGGGCACCCTGCAGGATTTAAGAACAGTAGCGGAAAATATGTATGGCGTGCTGCGCCAGTTCGATCATGAGAAACCCGATGTTATCTTTGGGGAGGCATTCCCGCATGATGGCATCGGCGAGGCGATCATGAACCGTTTACTGAAGGCTGCAAGCGGCAGAATCATCAAAGAAGGATAG
- a CDS encoding manganese efflux pump MntP: protein MDQHYVSELFTMIIMALALGMDAFSVGLGMGSFKLRLRTIALIGITVGIFHVWLPYLGILSGAFLTGKFGTFASFVGAVLLLFLGLQMLLSGLRGKEEAVIAPVGFGLLLFATSVSLDSFSVGLSLGMIGARAFIAIMCFGITACIMTIAGLLLGRKVHSFLGKYSFVIGGSILFAFGLKILMQLI, encoded by the coding sequence ATGGATCAACATTATGTTTCAGAGCTGTTCACGATGATAATCATGGCCCTGGCGCTTGGCATGGATGCGTTCTCCGTCGGCCTTGGAATGGGATCTTTTAAGCTTCGTCTGAGAACGATAGCCTTGATCGGCATTACTGTCGGGATTTTCCATGTATGGCTCCCTTATTTGGGTATATTATCAGGAGCTTTTCTCACTGGTAAATTCGGAACATTTGCTTCCTTTGTTGGAGCGGTGCTTTTATTATTCTTAGGCTTACAGATGCTCCTATCAGGACTGCGCGGCAAGGAGGAGGCTGTCATTGCGCCAGTCGGATTCGGGCTGCTGCTCTTTGCGACGAGTGTGAGTCTCGACAGCTTCTCGGTGGGATTATCCCTCGGTATGATTGGGGCTCGTGCCTTTATCGCAATTATGTGCTTTGGTATAACCGCCTGCATCATGACAATTGCCGGCCTATTGTTAGGGAGGAAGGTGCACTCTTTCTTAGGCAAATACAGCTTTGTAATTGGCGGCAGCATCTTATTCGCATTTGGGTTGAAGATATTGATGCAATTAATATAG
- a CDS encoding low molecular weight protein arginine phosphatase — MKNILFVCTGNTCRSPMAEAILKSYQIEGISVKSAGVYAFPGDTASVNAKLVLEDNQISHDHSASPFSEKEVEWADYIFTMTEGHKQLIASRYPQAIERTFTLKEFVLGDSYDRDVSDPYGGSKQMYERTFIELKQLISGLVEKIND, encoded by the coding sequence TTGAAAAATATTTTATTTGTATGCACAGGGAATACGTGCCGAAGCCCGATGGCTGAAGCTATTCTAAAAAGTTATCAAATCGAGGGAATCAGCGTGAAATCGGCCGGTGTCTATGCGTTTCCGGGAGACACAGCTTCCGTCAATGCGAAGCTCGTGCTCGAGGACAATCAAATCAGCCATGATCATTCGGCCAGCCCATTTAGCGAGAAAGAGGTAGAGTGGGCAGATTATATCTTTACCATGACAGAGGGGCATAAGCAGCTTATAGCCTCCCGCTACCCGCAAGCAATCGAGCGTACCTTTACCCTTAAGGAGTTTGTTCTTGGAGATTCGTATGACCGGGATGTATCGGATCCGTATGGGGGAAGCAAGCAGATGTATGAACGAACATTTATTGAATTAAAGCAATTAATTAGCGGCCTAGTGGAAAAAATAAACGACTAG
- the rpiB gene encoding ribose 5-phosphate isomerase B, with protein MKVALASDHGGINIKNEIADLMKEMGIEFEDFGCDCATSVDYPDYAQPVAEKVAAGEFDRGILICGTGIGMSIAANKVKGIRAALVHDVFSAEATRAHNNSNVLTMGERVVGPGLARMIAKVWLTTEFEGGRHENRINKIANLEQ; from the coding sequence ATGAAAGTAGCTCTTGCATCAGATCACGGCGGAATCAATATTAAGAATGAAATCGCTGACTTAATGAAGGAAATGGGTATTGAATTTGAGGACTTTGGGTGTGATTGCGCAACATCAGTTGATTATCCTGACTATGCCCAGCCAGTTGCTGAGAAAGTGGCGGCCGGCGAATTTGACCGGGGCATCCTCATTTGCGGGACAGGCATTGGTATGAGCATTGCTGCCAACAAGGTGAAGGGCATTCGTGCAGCACTTGTGCATGATGTGTTCAGTGCGGAAGCAACAAGAGCCCATAATAACAGTAATGTGCTTACAATGGGCGAGCGCGTCGTCGGCCCGGGGCTTGCCCGTATGATTGCGAAGGTCTGGCTTACGACTGAGTTTGAAGGCGGACGCCATGAAAACCGCATTAATAAAATTGCTAATCTAGAGCAATAA
- a CDS encoding TIGR01440 family protein: protein MAKRHLEEIQTETASLLEELHNVFPLNENRLLVIGCSTSEVIGERIGTSGTLDTAGAIYTSIAEFAERTKVQVAFQGCEHINRALVVERETAIRYSLEEVTVVPVRSAGGAMATYAFNHFKDPVIVEHIKADAGIDIGDTMIGMHLKHVAVPIRTSVKTIGQAHVTSAMTRPKLIGGARACYERP, encoded by the coding sequence ATGGCAAAAAGGCATCTTGAAGAAATTCAAACTGAAACAGCAAGCCTTCTTGAAGAATTACACAATGTATTCCCGTTAAATGAAAATCGTCTTCTTGTGATTGGGTGCAGCACGAGTGAAGTAATCGGCGAGCGTATAGGCACATCTGGAACACTTGATACAGCGGGAGCCATCTATACGTCCATTGCCGAATTTGCGGAGCGCACGAAGGTTCAGGTGGCGTTTCAAGGCTGTGAGCATATTAACCGTGCTCTTGTCGTCGAGCGTGAGACGGCGATTCGTTATTCACTTGAGGAAGTAACCGTCGTTCCGGTGCGGAGCGCAGGCGGAGCGATGGCGACGTATGCCTTTAATCACTTTAAAGACCCAGTCATTGTTGAGCATATAAAGGCAGATGCCGGTATCGATATTGGCGATACGATGATTGGTATGCATCTGAAGCATGTGGCCGTTCCGATCCGAACATCAGTTAAGACTATCGGCCAGGCGCATGTTACGAGTGCAATGACAAGGCCGAAGCTAATTGGCGGGGCACGTGCTTGTTATGAGAGGCCTTAG
- a CDS encoding serine hydroxymethyltransferase — translation MSYLQEQDSQVFKAIQQELGRQRGKIELIASENFVSEAVMEAQGSVLTNKYAEGYPAKRYYGGCEYVDIVEDLARDRAKEIFGAEHANVQPHSGAQANMAVYFTILNPGDTVLGMNLSHGGHLTHGSPVNFSGVLYNFVEYGVDEKTHLINYEDVRQKALEAKPKLIVAGASAYPREIDFKKFREIADEVGAYLMVDMAHIAGLVAAGLHPSPVPYADFVTTTTHKTLRGPRGGMILCREEFAKKIDKSIFPGIQGGPLMHVIAAKAVAFGETLQESFKGYAKNIIENAKRLGESLEKEGLTLVSGGTDNHLLLIDVRSAGLTGKTAEKVLDDIGITVNKNTIPFDPESPFVTSGIRIGTAAVTSRGFGLRDMDEIGAIIGLALKNPEDELKLKEAAERVAALSGKYELYPSL, via the coding sequence ATGAGCTATTTGCAAGAGCAGGATTCACAAGTATTTAAGGCGATCCAGCAAGAATTAGGAAGACAAAGGGGAAAAATCGAACTAATTGCTTCTGAGAACTTTGTCAGTGAAGCTGTTATGGAAGCCCAAGGCTCTGTACTGACAAACAAATATGCAGAAGGATATCCAGCGAAACGCTATTATGGCGGCTGTGAATATGTTGATATTGTCGAGGATTTGGCGCGCGATCGTGCTAAAGAAATTTTTGGGGCAGAGCATGCCAATGTCCAGCCTCACTCTGGTGCTCAAGCAAATATGGCCGTTTATTTCACCATCTTGAATCCGGGAGATACCGTTCTTGGCATGAATCTTTCGCATGGCGGTCATTTAACACATGGCAGCCCGGTCAATTTCAGCGGGGTTCTTTATAACTTCGTGGAATACGGTGTAGATGAAAAGACTCACCTCATTAATTATGAAGATGTCCGTCAAAAGGCATTGGAGGCCAAGCCTAAATTGATCGTAGCTGGTGCAAGTGCTTACCCGCGCGAAATTGATTTCAAGAAATTCCGTGAAATCGCTGATGAAGTCGGCGCATACTTAATGGTTGACATGGCGCATATCGCCGGCCTTGTGGCTGCAGGTCTTCATCCAAGCCCGGTCCCTTATGCGGACTTTGTCACCACGACGACGCACAAAACCTTGCGCGGTCCGCGCGGAGGCATGATTCTCTGCCGTGAAGAGTTCGCGAAGAAAATTGATAAATCCATCTTCCCTGGCATCCAAGGCGGCCCGCTTATGCATGTGATTGCTGCTAAAGCCGTCGCTTTTGGTGAAACACTCCAAGAAAGCTTCAAAGGCTATGCGAAAAACATCATCGAAAATGCGAAGCGTCTCGGTGAAAGCCTGGAAAAGGAAGGTTTGACACTCGTGTCAGGCGGCACGGATAACCACTTACTTTTAATTGATGTACGTTCAGCAGGTTTGACAGGAAAAACAGCCGAAAAAGTTCTTGATGACATCGGCATCACGGTCAATAAGAACACGATTCCGTTTGATCCGGAAAGTCCATTTGTTACAAGTGGAATCCGCATCGGAACAGCTGCGGTCACATCCCGTGGATTTGGACTTCGGGATATGGATGAAATCGGGGCCATTATTGGACTAGCACTTAAAAACCCAGAAGACGAATTGAAGTTGAAAGAGGCGGCGGAACGTGTTGCTGCACTTTCTGGAAAATACGAGTTGTATCCTTCTCTATAA